The [Pantoea] beijingensis genomic sequence TTTCAGAATGAAGCTCAGGATGTAATCTATGCCAGCCAGGCAAAGGCGCCTTACCCGCACGCCATTTGCCATCTGCTGTACGCGATAACTTAATGCACCGTTCCTTCCGTTTTACGCTTCTGCGCGCTCAGGAAGTGATAGGTCAGTTGGTTGCTCTCTTTATCAAGCGCAACCGAAACCGAGCCACCATCTACCAACGAGCCAAAGAGTAATTCATTTGCCAGCGGTTTTTTCAAGTTTTCCTGCACGGTCCGTGCCATTGGGCGTGCGCCCATCGCTTTGTCGTATCCTTTCTCAGCCAGCCAGTCTCGCGCTTCATCACTGACCTCCAGTGATACACCCTTCGCATCCAGCTGTGCCTGCAGTTCGACAATAAATTTATCAACCACCTGATGGATAACTTCCTGCGACAGATGCTTGAACCAAATAATATTATCGAGGCGGTTACGGAATTCAGGCGTAAAGATCTTTTTGATCTCTTCCATTGCGTCAGTACTATTGTCCTGCTGAATCAGGCCAATAGATTTACGTTCGGTTTCACGCACGCCAGCGTTGGTGGTCATCACCAGCACCACGTTGCGGAAGTCCGCTTTGCGGCCATTGTTATCGGTCAGCATGCCGTTATCCATCACCTGCAGCAACAGGTTGAACACGTCCGGGTGCGCTTTTTCAATTTCATCCAGCAGCACAACCGCATGTGGATGCTTGATCACCGCATCAGTCAGCAAACCACCCTGATCAAAACCAACATAGCCCGGAGGTGCACCGATTAAACGGCTCACCGTATGACGTTCCATATATTCCGACATATCAAAGCGCAGCAATTCAATACCCAACGCTTTCGCCAGTTGAACCGTGACTTCAGTTTTACCGACACCAGTCGGGCCTGCAAACAGGAAAGAACCAACCGGCTTCCGATCCTGGCCCAGCCCTGCACGGCTCATTTTGATCGCCTCGGTCAACGCCTCAATAGCATTATCCTGGCCAAACACCAGCATTTTCAGGCGATCGCCCAGTGTCTTAAGCGTATCGCGATCGGTTGCCGAGACACTCTTCTCTGGTATACGCGCAATACGCGCTACCACAGTTTCAATGTCCGCAACGTTAACGGTTTTCTTGCGTTTACTAACCGGCATCAGGCGGCTGCGGGCACCGGCTTCATCAATCACGTCAATCGCCTTATCAGGCAAATGACGATCGTTGATATATTTCACCGCCAACTCAACCGCTGCGCGAACCGCTTTCGCGGTGTAGCGCACGTCGTGGTGTGCTTCATATTTGGTTTTCAGGCCATTGAGAATCTGCACAGTTTCATCAATCGACGGTTCAGTGATATCGATTTTCTGAAAACGACGTGCCAGCGCACGATCTTTCTCAAAGATATTGCTGAATTCCTGATATGTAGTTGAGCCCATCACGCGAATTTTGCCACTCGACAACAGAGGTTTAATCAAATTCGCCGCATCCACCTGCCCGCCGGAAGCCGCACCAGCGCCAATGATGGTATGGATCTCATCAATAAACAGAATGCTGTTGGTATCCTGCTCAAGCTGCTTCAGTAACGCTTTAAAGCGTTTCTCGAAGTCGCCCCGGTATTTAGTACCGGCAAGCAACGAACCGATATCCAGTGAGTAGATGGTGCAATCTTTGATGATTTCAGGCACATCCCCTTGCACGATACGCCAGGCAAGACCTTCCGCAATCGCGGTTTTACCGACACCGGACTCGCCCACCAACAGCGGGTTGTTTTTACGACGACGGCACAGTACCTGAATCGCACGCTCCAGTTCTCTGTCACGCCCGATAAGCGGGTCGATACCGCCGACGCGAGCAAGCTGATTAAGGTTGGTGGTGAAGTTTTCCATACGCTCCTCCCCGCCCGCTTGCTCTTCGTTTACCGGATTTTCTGCGCCAGGCGCCTGACTTGACTCATCTTTACGCGTACCGTGGGAAATAAAATTCACCACATCCAGACGACTCACTTCATGCTTCCGCAGTAAATAAGCCGCCTGTGATTCCTGTTCGCTGAAAATAGCCACCAACACGTTCGCGCCAGACACTTCACTGCGTCCGGACGACTGCACGTGGAAAACCGCACGCTGCAGTACGCGCTGGAAGCTGAGCGTAGGCTGTGTGTCGCGCTCCTCTTCACTGGCAGGCAGCACCGGTGTCGTTTGTTCGATGAAGGCTTCGAGTTCCTGTCGCAGAGCAACAATGTCCACCGTACAGGCTTCCAGTGCCTCTCTCGCCGACGGGTTGCTGAGCAAAGCCAGCAACAGATGCTCGACGGTCATAAACTCATGACGGTGCTCACGCGCTCTGGCGAAAGCCATATTTAAACTGAGTTCCAGTTCTTGATTGAGCATTAGGCACCTCCCCCAATTATTGCCCTACGGACCGCTCCCGAATGGCGCGGAAAACCGATCAGGCTTCTTCCAGCGTACATAGCAACGGATGCTCATGATCTTTCGCATAACGATTCACATGTGCGACTTTGGTCTCAGCAACTTCAGCGGTAAATACTCCACAAATTGCTCTCCCCTGGTAGTGAATCGCAAGCATCAGTTGCGTTGCACGTTCAACATCATAAGAAAAGAACTTTTGCAGAACGTCAATAACAAATTCCATAGGCGTATAATCATCATTGTTCAGTATAACTTTATACATCGAGGGTGGCTTTAACCCCTCACGCAGTTTATCTTCTGCAAGATGCTCAAAGTTAAGCCAATCGTTAGTATTTCCCATAGTAATCCGTCGTTATTGTGCATTACGTTCTGGCAGCAGATTAGCATGCCCTGCATTAAGTTTAACACGCCCGGCCATCTGGCCTGCGTGAGTGAAAATTTATCCCATTTTTCCTATACGCGACCTTCATCACAAAATTCTCAATAGCGTTAACTGCTTCAAATTTTTATGATTTCATCTCCATCCGAGGCCGCCGATTGCTTGACGCTAAGACCATTTTATCTACATTGTACAGGCATAAGCTGAATGAGTTTTAAGCAGCTTGGGCTAAAAGTCAGATTACCTCACTCACTCATATAAAATGTCTTGCGAGGGATGTAGAAGCATGGAGACGGGTACTGTTAAATGGTTCAATAATGCCAAAGGCTTCGGCTTTATCTGTCCAGTTGGTGGCGGCGAAGATATCTTTGCTCACTACTCTACCATTCAGATGGATGGTTA encodes the following:
- the clpA gene encoding ATP-dependent Clp protease ATP-binding subunit ClpA, translated to MLNQELELSLNMAFARAREHRHEFMTVEHLLLALLSNPSAREALEACTVDIVALRQELEAFIEQTTPVLPASEEERDTQPTLSFQRVLQRAVFHVQSSGRSEVSGANVLVAIFSEQESQAAYLLRKHEVSRLDVVNFISHGTRKDESSQAPGAENPVNEEQAGGEERMENFTTNLNQLARVGGIDPLIGRDRELERAIQVLCRRRKNNPLLVGESGVGKTAIAEGLAWRIVQGDVPEIIKDCTIYSLDIGSLLAGTKYRGDFEKRFKALLKQLEQDTNSILFIDEIHTIIGAGAASGGQVDAANLIKPLLSSGKIRVMGSTTYQEFSNIFEKDRALARRFQKIDITEPSIDETVQILNGLKTKYEAHHDVRYTAKAVRAAVELAVKYINDRHLPDKAIDVIDEAGARSRLMPVSKRKKTVNVADIETVVARIARIPEKSVSATDRDTLKTLGDRLKMLVFGQDNAIEALTEAIKMSRAGLGQDRKPVGSFLFAGPTGVGKTEVTVQLAKALGIELLRFDMSEYMERHTVSRLIGAPPGYVGFDQGGLLTDAVIKHPHAVVLLDEIEKAHPDVFNLLLQVMDNGMLTDNNGRKADFRNVVLVMTTNAGVRETERKSIGLIQQDNSTDAMEEIKKIFTPEFRNRLDNIIWFKHLSQEVIHQVVDKFIVELQAQLDAKGVSLEVSDEARDWLAEKGYDKAMGARPMARTVQENLKKPLANELLFGSLVDGGSVSVALDKESNQLTYHFLSAQKRKTEGTVH
- the clpS gene encoding ATP-dependent Clp protease adapter ClpS; this translates as MGNTNDWLNFEHLAEDKLREGLKPPSMYKVILNNDDYTPMEFVIDVLQKFFSYDVERATQLMLAIHYQGRAICGVFTAEVAETKVAHVNRYAKDHEHPLLCTLEEA
- the cspD gene encoding cold shock-like protein CspD gives rise to the protein METGTVKWFNNAKGFGFICPVGGGEDIFAHYSTIQMDGYRTLKAGQQVQFDVHEGPKGNHASLIVPVEMAATVNA